CTTCACCGTTGCTTCATTATGGATAAAAATTTGTTTGATTGTTGTTTGATTTCAATAAAAGAAAAGGATTGAATAATGCAAAAATTAAAACTCAATACAAAAAATTTAGTAGATGAGAATATCCAAAAATTAGCAGACATTTTCCCAAATGTAGTGAAAGAGGGTAAGGTCGATTTTGAGCTTTTAAAGCAGATGTTGAGCGATGTTTTGATAGATGGATGCAAAGAGAGATATGGGCTAAACTGGGTAGGTAAAAGAGAGTCGATTCTCAAAGCAAACACTCCCATAAATAAAACTTTAAGACCCATAAAAGAAAAGTCGGTTGATTTTGAAAATACTAAAAATGTTTATATCGAAGGCGATAATTTTGAGGCTTTAAAAATTATACAAGAGAGCTATCTAACCAAAATCAAAATGATCTACATCGACCCACCATACAATACGGGAACTGCTATGATTTATAAAAATGATTATTCTATAAGTGAAGATGAATATCAGAATGAAATAAATGCAGTTGATGAAGAAGGAGTAAAACTTTTTAAAAACACAGACAGCAACGGACGATTTCATAGCGATTGGCTGAATATGATGTATGAAAGGTTGTTAGTTGCAAGAGATTTGCTAAGAGAAGATGGATTAATGATAATGGCGATAGACCATAACGAATTACATAACTTAATACATTTGGGAGATGAAGTTTTTGGCGAAACAAATAGATTAGGAATTATTAGTGTAGTTCACAAACCTGAAGGAAGAAATCAGGCAAAATTTTTTGGAACTAGTAATGAGTATATGATTTTTTATGCTAAGAATAAAGATAATATTAACTTCAACCAGGTAATTTTGGACGAAAATCTAAAAAATGAATATCCGTATACTGATGAAAAAGGAAATTATAAATTAAAAAACTTCATTAGATTATCTGATGGAAAATACAGTTTGAGAGTCAATAAACCAGATTTTTGGTATCCAATATTTGTAAGTCCAGATTTGCAAGAGTTGACTTTAGAAGAAAAACATAATTATTTTAAGATTTATCCAATAACCGATAGTGGACAAGAAAGAACTTGGAAAACTACACCTCAAACTACTCAAGAACGAATTAAAAATAAGTTATTAGTTGCAAAAAAAGAAAATAATTCAATAAAAATTTATGAAAAATTATATGAAAATCAAGTAATAAAAACTCATTGGATTGATAAAAAATACCACGGATATCATTATGGAACAAAATTGGTAGATAATTTACTTGGAGCTAAGACATTTGATTTTCCAAAATCTTTATACCTAATTATTGACATATTAAAACTCACTACATCGCAAAACGACATCATCCTCGATTTTTTCAGCGGTTCAGCCACAACAGCTCATGCGGTAATGGAGCTCAATGCCGAAGATGGAGGAAACAGACAGTTTATAATGGTGCAAATCCCAGAAATTGTTGATGAAAAAAGCGAAGCTTATAAAGCCGGTTTTAGAACTATTGCCGAAATTGGAAGAGAGCGCATCATCCGCGCAGCTGAAAAAATAAAATCCCAATATACCAATCCACTAGACTTTGGCTTCCGCTACTTCAAAG
This Nitrosophilus labii DNA region includes the following protein-coding sequences:
- a CDS encoding site-specific DNA-methyltransferase, producing the protein MQKLKLNTKNLVDENIQKLADIFPNVVKEGKVDFELLKQMLSDVLIDGCKERYGLNWVGKRESILKANTPINKTLRPIKEKSVDFENTKNVYIEGDNFEALKIIQESYLTKIKMIYIDPPYNTGTAMIYKNDYSISEDEYQNEINAVDEEGVKLFKNTDSNGRFHSDWLNMMYERLLVARDLLREDGLMIMAIDHNELHNLIHLGDEVFGETNRLGIISVVHKPEGRNQAKFFGTSNEYMIFYAKNKDNINFNQVILDENLKNEYPYTDEKGNYKLKNFIRLSDGKYSLRVNKPDFWYPIFVSPDLQELTLEEKHNYFKIYPITDSGQERTWKTTPQTTQERIKNKLLVAKKENNSIKIYEKLYENQVIKTHWIDKKYHGYHYGTKLVDNLLGAKTFDFPKSLYLIIDILKLTTSQNDIILDFFSGSATTAHAVMELNAEDGGNRQFIMVQIPEIVDEKSEAYKAGFRTIAEIGRERIIRAAEKIKSQYTNPLDFGFRYFKVDTSNFKEAKDISEITQENLFETIENIKPDRNDLDLLFEVILNLGLELTLKIETKEILDKKVYFVEQNSLIACFDDNIDDTLAKELATYEPLKVVLKDSSFKSDSDKINFEQTFKELSPESDIWVV